From the Oleiphilus messinensis genome, one window contains:
- a CDS encoding type I polyketide synthase, with product MATSGTQEPRNQASDNGQDIAVIAIACRFPGANSPAAFWENLSSGIESVEALSNLELDEAGISEAEYSHPDYVRRTARLKNIYAFDHNLFRFTGKEAKTLDPQHRLLLECAWEAMEASGLAPGQSDTLPKTGIFAGCGLGNYFHKRVLPVTDTRNTADLYQAVLLNDKDFLASRIAYKLGLTGPAVAVQTACSTSLVAVHTACQSLLSGDCDLALAGGVSLQIPQETGFRFQSGMILSPNGRCAPFDKSANGTVIGSGAGIVVLKRLEDALEDGDDIQAVIKSTAINNDGADKMGFTAPSVQGQTDVILDAQELAGIQPEDISYIETHGTGTALGDPIEIKALNQCFAGVSEKCYIGSVKANIGHLDAASGIAGLIKTILCLKHKALPPTLHYTEANPEIPFAQGPFEVVSRLRNWDVEGQAARIAAVSSFGMGGTNAHAILQEAPSALDSETLSNPAKDAEFKTKSSHAPALLQISAATQDACLHYARDLLHFIERQPKLSIHDIANSLRRKAPLPFRATLIAHTREDALSQLSQLNPDHIEKVTESPLSIRFLFPGQGCQTLAMGTMLYANCQTFRETVDQCLKILPHHVSQFLNNLLNKRNIESVSQNLDQTEFTQPALFVVEYALAMQLSAWGVQPDALAGHSLGEYVAACFSEALTLRDALTLVSERARLMQSMPSGEMLLVALDEQSCKQLLQEAAQGASLDIAVLNHDRGTVLAGSAECIQQFECILTSRRISAKKLATSHAFHSRSMAGVLDAFSSLFDQVTIAEPQIALQANLTGNWHTTDSICDPQYWCMHLRNTVRFADNLASLDKSQPDSIPIYIEVGPGRGLSHCARRIVNNSAVVISSLGSNNPDNEINNLLLLLAKLWQMGYDIDWRAYEHDVSNANLTRPIALPPYPFEPHHHELKPVLDQRQNTINTDRTGHLDNKRLLERKPIDHWLYECDWQRGNRIVAKAGKTKLSSHSCVLLLAQQPSSAIVDALALSFEHVIVIATSTISIFGQDETDHFEVRFDPCTEIDQIYLLLQERGYNPAHVVLQSQHSENALPPVSLSILLARLDQLKTGITPTILVITECAFEVTGEENLGYETLDANPALLNGIIAGAPHNYPNLCVCQLDVESWDVIDSSVAANCFLNLLDKPSPRISALRGKFLWQPLWSQAAQIKSQPPVTASVSATQTGTKAQYCQVYLITGGFGKIALALTEQLIKTPGVCVLLAHRSKPSEDVSKQLRKLSSITFSPDTEVFDPDLHRVLTAEVDTCSLFGMKQLIERTVRRFGHINSIIHAAADMQRVLQRQYQSVQHLTNRATEVAELKADFDALFHSKVKGAEVIAEAIRNQPVHQVICMSSLASILGGYQLDMYAAVNSALDHYIAHLAKEHGAQWLSINWDAWDFPDTHSNFDKSSIATNAIRVPEGQALFQSILERPNTVQIAVSTQDLMARLSLNEKSGVKNTSSVHNTHGKENNNAHYEPIDQTEPRTEYALPSYQATSEEEVIVASIFNDVLAVSIKHGTEDFFNLGGDSLMATQVISRIREQTGITLSVAQFFKAPTIIALAKVLGDHKPQARIEIEI from the coding sequence ATGGCAACAAGCGGAACTCAAGAACCCAGAAATCAGGCATCGGACAACGGACAAGACATCGCGGTCATTGCAATCGCATGCCGCTTTCCCGGAGCAAATAGTCCTGCTGCTTTCTGGGAAAATTTAAGTTCAGGTATAGAAAGCGTAGAAGCGCTGAGCAACCTTGAATTGGACGAGGCCGGAATCAGCGAGGCTGAATACAGCCATCCTGATTATGTCCGCCGTACCGCTCGCCTGAAAAATATCTATGCCTTCGATCACAACCTTTTCCGGTTCACCGGCAAAGAAGCCAAAACACTGGATCCACAGCATCGTTTGCTGCTTGAGTGCGCCTGGGAAGCCATGGAAGCCTCAGGCCTGGCCCCCGGACAGTCTGATACACTCCCCAAAACCGGTATTTTTGCAGGATGCGGGCTCGGAAACTATTTCCACAAACGCGTGTTGCCGGTTACGGATACACGGAATACTGCCGATTTATATCAAGCCGTATTACTGAATGATAAAGACTTCCTGGCCTCACGTATTGCTTACAAGCTGGGCCTGACGGGTCCCGCTGTCGCCGTACAAACAGCGTGCTCTACCTCACTGGTCGCCGTTCATACTGCGTGCCAAAGCCTGCTAAGTGGAGATTGTGACCTCGCATTGGCCGGAGGCGTTTCCCTCCAGATACCACAGGAGACCGGATTTCGCTTTCAATCCGGGATGATATTGTCGCCCAATGGTCGCTGTGCTCCCTTTGACAAATCCGCTAACGGCACAGTGATCGGAAGTGGTGCCGGGATCGTCGTGCTGAAACGACTTGAAGATGCGCTTGAAGATGGCGATGACATTCAAGCCGTAATCAAAAGCACGGCCATCAATAATGACGGTGCTGACAAAATGGGTTTCACAGCCCCCAGTGTCCAAGGACAAACTGATGTCATACTGGATGCTCAAGAGCTTGCCGGAATACAGCCCGAAGACATCAGCTATATCGAAACCCATGGTACCGGAACCGCGTTGGGCGATCCTATCGAAATCAAAGCGCTGAATCAGTGTTTCGCCGGTGTTTCTGAAAAGTGCTACATCGGGTCGGTCAAAGCCAACATTGGCCACCTTGACGCCGCATCAGGCATTGCGGGTCTGATTAAAACGATCCTGTGTCTCAAACACAAAGCCTTGCCGCCCACTTTGCATTACACTGAGGCAAACCCGGAGATTCCATTTGCCCAGGGGCCGTTTGAAGTGGTATCTCGCTTACGCAATTGGGATGTCGAAGGTCAAGCAGCACGAATCGCTGCGGTCAGTTCGTTTGGTATGGGTGGAACAAATGCCCATGCCATACTCCAAGAGGCTCCGTCAGCATTAGATTCTGAAACGTTATCTAATCCTGCAAAAGACGCTGAATTTAAAACAAAATCAAGTCATGCACCTGCCCTCTTGCAAATCAGTGCTGCAACACAAGACGCCTGTCTGCACTATGCCCGCGATTTACTGCATTTCATCGAAAGACAGCCTAAGTTATCTATTCATGACATTGCAAACTCACTCCGGCGAAAAGCACCTCTGCCATTTCGTGCGACTCTGATTGCGCATACTCGGGAAGATGCGCTCTCACAACTGAGCCAACTTAATCCGGATCACATCGAAAAAGTTACTGAATCGCCGCTCTCAATACGCTTCCTGTTTCCGGGCCAAGGCTGCCAAACACTGGCGATGGGGACAATGCTCTATGCCAATTGCCAAACCTTTCGCGAAACCGTTGACCAATGCCTGAAAATCCTTCCGCATCATGTCAGCCAGTTTCTAAACAATCTGCTGAACAAGCGCAATATTGAATCTGTCAGCCAAAATCTGGATCAAACCGAATTTACTCAACCCGCGCTATTTGTAGTCGAATATGCGCTCGCAATGCAACTCTCGGCATGGGGCGTCCAGCCCGACGCCCTGGCGGGACACAGCTTGGGCGAATATGTTGCTGCCTGTTTCAGTGAAGCACTTACATTGCGAGATGCGCTAACACTGGTTTCGGAACGAGCGCGCCTGATGCAAAGTATGCCCTCTGGCGAGATGCTTCTGGTTGCCCTGGATGAGCAAAGCTGTAAGCAACTCCTGCAGGAAGCGGCGCAAGGCGCCTCCCTGGACATCGCGGTGCTTAATCACGACCGAGGCACTGTTCTGGCCGGTTCTGCAGAGTGCATACAACAGTTTGAGTGTATTTTAACGTCACGCCGTATTTCCGCTAAAAAACTTGCCACCTCGCATGCCTTCCATTCCCGATCGATGGCGGGTGTTCTGGATGCGTTCTCATCTCTATTCGATCAGGTCACAATCGCTGAACCACAAATTGCCTTGCAGGCTAATCTTACCGGTAACTGGCACACAACCGATTCGATTTGTGATCCACAATACTGGTGTATGCATTTGCGCAACACCGTACGTTTTGCCGACAATCTCGCATCACTGGATAAAAGCCAGCCGGACTCGATACCCATCTATATTGAAGTCGGACCAGGTCGAGGGTTGAGTCATTGCGCAAGGCGCATAGTCAATAATTCCGCCGTTGTAATTTCATCACTGGGTTCAAACAACCCGGATAACGAAATAAATAATCTCCTACTTTTGTTGGCGAAACTCTGGCAAATGGGATATGACATTGACTGGCGTGCATACGAGCACGACGTCAGTAACGCAAATTTAACTCGTCCCATTGCACTCCCACCTTACCCATTTGAACCCCATCACCATGAGCTCAAGCCAGTTCTCGATCAGCGTCAAAACACTATCAATACTGACAGAACGGGTCATTTAGATAATAAACGCCTGCTCGAACGAAAACCTATCGATCACTGGCTTTATGAATGTGATTGGCAAAGGGGCAATCGAATTGTAGCGAAAGCTGGAAAAACCAAGTTATCGAGTCATTCCTGTGTGCTATTGCTCGCACAGCAACCTTCGAGTGCAATAGTTGATGCACTTGCCTTGAGTTTCGAGCATGTGATCGTTATCGCGACATCTACGATTTCCATTTTTGGCCAAGACGAAACTGATCACTTTGAAGTCAGATTCGACCCCTGTACTGAAATAGACCAGATTTACCTATTACTCCAAGAGCGCGGCTATAATCCTGCTCATGTAGTGCTCCAAAGCCAACATTCAGAAAATGCATTGCCCCCGGTTTCCTTGAGTATTCTATTGGCGCGTTTAGACCAGCTAAAGACCGGTATAACTCCGACCATTTTGGTGATTACCGAATGCGCCTTTGAAGTCACGGGCGAGGAAAACCTTGGGTATGAGACCCTCGACGCCAACCCAGCGTTACTCAACGGTATTATCGCCGGCGCTCCGCACAATTATCCCAATCTTTGCGTATGTCAGCTGGATGTAGAATCATGGGATGTGATCGATTCAAGCGTGGCAGCAAACTGTTTTCTTAATCTACTGGATAAGCCATCGCCGCGTATCTCTGCGCTGCGTGGCAAATTTCTCTGGCAACCACTTTGGTCTCAAGCCGCTCAGATAAAATCACAACCTCCTGTCACAGCATCCGTTTCCGCGACTCAGACTGGGACTAAAGCACAGTACTGTCAGGTCTACTTGATAACCGGTGGGTTTGGAAAAATCGCCTTAGCACTGACTGAACAGCTGATTAAAACCCCCGGTGTATGCGTTTTACTCGCTCACCGCTCCAAACCATCAGAAGATGTATCGAAACAGTTACGAAAACTGTCATCAATAACATTTTCACCAGACACAGAAGTATTCGATCCAGATCTGCATCGGGTATTAACTGCGGAAGTTGATACTTGCTCATTGTTCGGGATGAAACAACTGATTGAAAGGACTGTGAGACGATTCGGACACATTAATTCAATCATTCATGCTGCAGCGGACATGCAGCGCGTACTGCAAAGACAATATCAGTCAGTACAACATCTCACTAATCGAGCGACCGAAGTCGCAGAGCTAAAAGCGGACTTTGATGCTTTGTTCCATAGCAAAGTCAAAGGGGCTGAGGTCATCGCCGAAGCAATCCGAAATCAGCCAGTGCACCAGGTTATCTGTATGTCGTCTCTCGCCAGCATTCTTGGTGGTTATCAACTCGATATGTACGCAGCAGTGAACAGCGCACTCGACCATTATATTGCCCACCTGGCCAAGGAGCACGGGGCACAATGGTTATCCATTAATTGGGACGCCTGGGATTTCCCCGACACGCATTCCAACTTTGACAAATCGTCAATTGCGACCAATGCTATAAGAGTCCCTGAAGGGCAAGCGCTGTTCCAATCAATTCTGGAGAGGCCGAATACGGTTCAGATCGCCGTTTCCACTCAAGATTTGATGGCACGACTTTCCCTGAATGAAAAATCAGGCGTCAAGAACACATCCTCTGTGCACAATACACACGGAAAAGAGAATAACAATGCACACTACGAGCCTATTGATCAAACCGAACCCCGTACCGAATACGCCTTGCCATCTTACCAGGCGACATCCGAAGAAGAAGTCATTGTAGCGTCCATTTTCAACGATGTATTGGCAGTCAGCATCAAGCATGGAACTGAAGACTTTTTTAATCTGGGTGGCGACTCTTTGATGGCAACTCAAGTCATTTCCCGTATTCGGGAACAAACTGGAATTACGTTATCTGTGGCCCAGTTTTTTAAAGCGCCCACCATAATCGCGTTAGCTAAAGTGCTAGGTGATCATAAGCCACAGGCACGTATCGAAATAGAAATATAG